From the Lathyrus oleraceus cultivar Zhongwan6 chromosome 3, CAAS_Psat_ZW6_1.0, whole genome shotgun sequence genome, the window cttggttgatatccaaaatggatccaatcaagtatatctttgagaagcctgctttaactgggaggattgaccattggcagatgttgttatctgagtatgatattgagtatcgagctcagaaagctattaaaggtagtatcttggctgaccacttggcacatcaaccaattgaggattatcagtctgttaagtacgacttccctgatgaggagattctgtatttgaaaatgaaagattacgatgagcccacgctcgatgaagggccagagcgtggttcccgatggggtatggtattcgatggcgctgttaatcaatatggaaatggtattggggcagtgattattactcctcagggcacatattttccttttacagtaaggctaactttcaaatgcacgaataatatggcggagtatgcggcctgtattatgggtttagaagagtgtattgatcttaggatcaagcatcttgatgtttatggtgattcggcccttgttgttaatcagattaagggtgaatgggagacgaatcagcctggcctcatcccatacagagattatgcgaggaggatttcaactttcttcaccaaggccgacttccatcatattcctcgagatgagaatcggacgacagatgctcttgctacgcttgcttcgatgattgtggtgaaattctggaatgaagtccccaatattactgtaatgcgcttggatagaccgactcatgtatttgcagttgaagaagtgaaagatgataagccatggtattatgatatcaaatgttttctccaaagtcatatttacccgcctggggcatctgttaaagataagaagactttgaggagattatctggcagtttttaccttaatggcaatgtgctttataagaggaattttgaaatggttctgctcagatgcgtggatagacatgaagcatacctgttgatgactgaagtccatgagggttcatttggtactcattccaatggtcatgccatggcaaagaagatgttgagagcagactactattggctgacaatggagtctgactgctgcaaatatgtgaagaaatgccataagtgtcagatttatacggataagattcatattctcccgacacttctgaatgttatttcctcaccatggcctttctctatgtggggaattgacaagattggcatgatagagccaaaagcgtccaacggtcaccgttttattcttgtagcaattgattacttcaccaagtgggttgaagtggcatcgtatgcgaatgtgaccagaaaggtggtcgtgaagtttatcaagaatcaactcatattccgttatggtgtgccagacaagatcattactgacaatgaatctaacttgaacaacaaaatgatgaaagagttgtgtagcgagttcgagattgcacatcataattcttctccttatagacccaagatgaatgaggctgttgaagctgctaataagaacatcaagaagagtatccagaagatggttgttacatacaaagattggcatgagatgttgccatttgccttgcatggctatcgtacatctgtccgcacttcaacaagggcaacccctttctctcttgtttatggcatggaggttgtgctccccgtggaggttgagatcccatcaatgatAGTCTTGATGGAAGGCAAGTTaactgaagctgaatgggttcagagtcgttatgaccaactgaatttgattgaggaaaagagattaactgccatgtgccatggtcagttgtatcagcaaaggatgaagaaagcctttgataagaaggtcaagcctcgtgtgtttcgagaaggtgacctcgtgctcaagaaagttttgtctttcgcacccgattccaggggcaagtggactctaaactataaaggtccatacgttgttaagagagccttttcaggcggtgctttgatacttacaactatggatggggaggatttcactcgtcttgtaaattcagatgcagtcaagaaatacttcgcctaaaaataaaaacagaatagctcgctaagttgaaaacccgaaagggcgacttaggcaaaaatgagtgtctcggtggattgaaaacccgaaagggcgaaccaggaaaaagttagagacacaaaaaatgaatatatacatcccgctagattgagtacctcaccttagggcaatctaggcaaaaattagggatttggcaagtaactgcatcctgacaagactttgttctgCGGTTGTtgtctgtcaaagattctcgctcagtcatcgtcaactgaagcttcgaatacattggattcagagttggtggagaaatggtcattatgttcactgtagccctttttccaatatatatcacaaatttcaaatttgtaaagatccatggagtcttgccatttgtaAACTACCATTCTATCGAATAAAGTTGaacctttatccaattctttgcactcttatttgtttctgtttaacaaatgtttgcatgttttaattgataaatatgattgttttaaacaaatgaagtttttataaactatttttaaacagagtgaacattcacaatgactgaaaggataaatggaatgtcttcagtgctctcccaaggatagtacgatctccaaaagggtaagacatttgttcatattcctagcatatttgtatttctcttcatcatctttcaggttgtctcctcaaTGAGCACAGAGGAAGGTGATACATCATCAAGTCCCCAGGGAatctggagttttggccttgatcttgtggagatgtgtatacctccgtcatcagatccccagagagtctgagtctagcatctgtgttttatcaattatatggttgtcatcccttgtgtggaccgacctaaaatcccttataaattgataaaaattGTTATGCTATCTATTTGCGAGGAAGTTGGTTGTTCCCCTAGCATGAGTGGAaatccccagcaagtttgcttTCTACCCATCCTCAGTAGGGTTGCTCACATTAGACATCCTCCAGTTGGGTCGCCAACAGATTATCTCCAGTGTAATCGCCTTCAGTCTTCCCCAATGGAGTTGGCTGATCAGAGCCTGATATTTGTTTTCTCCTCCTTATTGGATAGTTTCCTCCTAGCAGAgttggtgttgaagatgtttatttccttccccagcggagcagtggTTCTCTCTCCTTGGTAGAGATGTTTCTCCAGCAGATATGAGGAAATATGTTGATTATCggaacttttgtttggtggttgttccccacagagtttcatatctttccctgataagttccccagtagagtttcttctatgaTGGATCTTATCCTTGTTGAGCTCCCCGATAGAGTTTCCTCTGCATCGGATCTTTTGTTTGTTCAACAGCAAATCCCTGGCAGTAACTCTATAGCTTCTTCGGCGGAGTAATTTGCTTTTTTTTTCCACAACAGAGATGTTTCTTCAGTGGGTAGAAGTGAATGCTTGATTaatgtgcttctgtttggtggttgttccccacaaaatttcatattattgcctgataagatcccctgtagagtttcttctctgactgatcttatcTATATCTCCGCATGTTCCCGAGAtttgttggaagatccccaacttttggTAGTTGTGGCCTTTGGCTGATCCCCGACAGTGGTCTCTGATCCTCAGCGGTGGTCTTTATCCCCGACAGTGATTCTGCTTGGTCCCCAACGGTGATTAGTGTTTCCTGGTATTAgatgctccccaccagattggattttctcctgtgggcctagctttctcttttgagatgttatatcggatgtctgtccattgattcttggacctgtttgtgttagatatgtctgtttgtcagcattaatcatacataaaccatgcatatacatgcataatcatagcattcagatattcatgttgcatcctttgccatatatctttgcttgttatctcctgctattggtgaaatattcttccctaagcagatgcttgtgtctgatctctccaaTGAGAGTCATCCCTGTAGGCATAAAATGTATATTTgtccttccatattccccactgagttatgtcctcgtggatgattgttgtttcagtttcctccctaaatatgtattgggatggaattactcccctgagttatatcctcaatgggttgagtcttgtttcattgcatctctctagtttgttcctagattgactcctttcttgcTATTTCCCCTACAATTCCCTATGGTTTAGGTGACCAATTGCTCAGTAAACAGTAActgttcattctctccccagcagatttctgtggccttctactcagtagccggtagttgtaagtcctttttctgtggttttctacccagtaaccggtatatgtaatcccctctttgttggttacctttatccaatattcggtattgatattccttcattttttagtataccacccagcaaccggtgatatatctctcggATCATTGCTTTTGTCGATGTATCCCCCtcgagtcatctttcatttacccttgtttggtaatgatcgtttctccttttgactggtcatcattttatacccagtagccgaTATGCCGATGccctttctttttggtcgatttatccttcattaacccagtaaccggttgtggataatcttccatgggagtatgttatctacgttttgacggtaatagataatatatctcatgcgctcttcagtcgaagtctttttctttccctgttgagtaagattcgtatttccttatggaatcgaatgcccatcctgtaagtcgagtttgctttttcagccctcccttcggatgatgagtgtcttggaaatattcaccaattcacgcctggtcggtcacctattatatgcccagtaaccggtatccctggtgttccttccttctgctccctattatgacttttgtcctctgtggagtccgattttcctgagttgagatatacctttttaggtcttcctcagatgtttggatgattgatatctctcacccttataccggtcttaaatgttctttctccccgagcgtgttgttctttcacccttataccggtgtatttgatcacatgtctctttgagtttattacccagtaaccggtaatatctcattgtttcttcctcagctgagtcctttgtggacatccccacctgagtccggatttttatccaaagtatcctttgtggatagttttgctgtattggcatattccccaatacaagcatctttgcgtcagctcgagtctttttattgatttattttcatgcaatcccttcgtgtctcccagcaagttttaagtcgtgacctgctcacgcatttaCCTTTatttttccccagagtctctgtctccctagtgagcatattactcctatggatttttagtttctcctgatttctttttctcTGTGGccacatatccccacagagtattttatttttgcatacatacatttgcatcatgaggtctcttagggaccaaaaatcgtctctttgttattatttaagcccattctaccacgtcgagacgaagattttaaccttcatatctccggctagaatgaccttaaataggggcatctgtaagaccctaattttgaccctaagatccctcatggcatcatatcattgctcattgcattgcctcaaggatcatagcatgtgtggctccttaccctagggttagggcttgtgtgagttggtttgagaccaccaagcatgcttgaattgtatattattacttttcttattttgtttactaaccaaaagcacaaaaaatatgtcactaacctcttttgttttgaagcttaagcaatcatgagatccaaggctcctaggaggctcctatgctcattgaaatggccagatgaagatggaagcaagcatgaaaatggttcccaaagctctcaatcatcatatatacctcccaagtatctcaatttgtcaatttgatcaagacaaaccaaagggcttgaggattgtttcccaaggaaaccctaattcaattgtgcattgactgtgccttgctcatgaagcaacctcaacctatgatcaaattcaatcaagggaagttctttaattcataattttatgcatatatgagcctatgtgagtatcctaaatcattcattcatcaagattttgaagtttggacttgagaagttgaccagtcaactcatctgactaaattgaaatccactgagacctaacttttaatgtgtttgtcaaatgaagatgaccctaagatgaaacatgttcttaagaaccatatgaacaactttaatgttcacccaaaatccatttgaaacttggaaggtcatcattcatttcaaaacattataggtcattttgactgaaaccctaattttgggtcaacttcccaaggacctaactcattcattttttatgattttaaggcgagaccaagtgaattggaaattttgagatgtataattcaagtgttatgttggacaaaatttcataatcctaaaagaaacacatgtgataatacaaaacattataggtcactttggaccaaagccattgaatcttgaaaaagtccaacttcaagtgcccataaatttctcatcaaaaatccaaatgattcaaaatttaaaaccaaattgatcaccttgaaaacatctacaactttgatgttgaaggtttttccatttgaggtttgaatcaatgaaaatgaagggcttgaagttggtcacttttggcaaaattttcaagTACATGTTTTGTATATCAAACTTCATagccagttttcacaattttccaaactccaaatggatttttgagcaacatagcttttgttccttatgtcaagacctttccaaccattactcacatgcaTATGTTTAtattttccaaatgggactttcgaagaggggaactTTTGTGACCATTTAggcatttcatgatgaaacttcatacACAAGCAATTGTAATGCAAACCACACGTCTAAACCTTTTCATCATGCTATCAGCTTGCAAAACCAttagcttttgggcctcacatgcgcctgtacaggcccatgcatggaggacccaatgagCATGCACACGAGTTTCATTCACTCTCCTTGCAACTTCAGGTATAAATAAATGCATCGCTTCATTCATTTCTCAACCTGAAGGCACCTAAAACTCTGCTGGAATTGAATCccaacctcacaccaaaggaattttgcattttcacttcacttttcaagtttgattttcaacaacatcagttgatcttcaatactaattcctaagccttgcactcataccatacttcaagatcaagctgcaagcaagagattggttggatcgtgctcatcaaagttgcacttcaaaggtttacatctcaactattttgcttcgaatctcactatatattgtgctttgcttgagtttgcttggttttctgaagtcctcgtgtgagaggcaagccaatggtggctttaatttcatgaattcATGCACTGCAGATTGAACACCTagattttccatctcagatttctctctccatagagatcttgagagcaatccaaggttacaggggtgatgtacatcaccccagctttaatttggcATAAAGATCATGtagtttggttgaggttgcaaaacctgcaactggtggccagATTTAGTTAACTCACCGGAGAAtacggtggtttccaccaccgtccccacgtggtTTATCCTGAACCCTTGGATGAGGCTCCCACGATCTAATCCTGGCCATGCTTttgtttgacttcatttaatTCATGATACCACGCGTTTGACTAAGGTACATGATGAGCGTGCGCCTGAGAGCCACATGAtggtccacgtcaattaatgaggttggATCGTACGCTCCTGGTTTTTCCTATTTTccttatttttgttttattttcttttattccatttattttaaaaaatttataaatcttttatttggaatcacaaaaatatgggaccaattgcaaattttttctcttaaattctagtttcataatctgattttaaattgattttgtgattccatttaatattttttgtgaattattttgtttttgatagttttttaattcatttaaaatactttttgatattcaaaaatgccaaaaatattttcttaatacatCTGGATGATGACAAGTCTATGAAAAATATcctcatcaatttcttaattgatttgagatttatttgagattttagtccatttgtgttatttttcttcattttaattgtttaaaaatagtttctgttttcaaaaaatgttgagaaaatttgtcaaaccttgtttgaccatgttagacttatgatgatccaattggacttatccaagttgatttgaattggatttgaagtttgaccttactttgttcattttattttatgtattattttaattccaaaaaataccaaaaatatgtttgacttttcTTGACCTCTAATCTTTatttcacttttgtttaccattgattgatgttgattccattcacatttgatcattgtgttttggttttgtcctttgaattttcattttgtacattccatcttcatctctcatcttcttctttttcttttgaccaatgagttaatgatttgtggttagccttgacatatgagaggcttaaccttctttgatccaaatcaaattcaacttgatcaaagattaagtgaattgctttgtgtccaagataggttgcttcttggtcaagcaaagaacttgaaatccatacaaggtcattcttcttttcttttggcatggcaagttgtaggatctaggcttactagtcatgatctctaacttgtgtttatttgcctatagttttattgactggcctcagataggtgtgactactacattagtccacttacgattgcttaatatagcgctaaattgccttatggcacacttACACTgactactaattactaacttttaattcaagcatttaattcttgcaatttactttaatgcaatttaatttcttgctcatttattcatattgtcttttcttttgctcacttgagctcatgtttatgtttatgtcatttgccttttgctaacttgagcacattattgtgtaaatatattgttgccttgtgcttgttttgtttttgtttgtgtgaacccaatgcaaaaaaaggagaaaggacttagaattaggaccttacctatgcttaatggagttcaagagcaactaggcctcatgcctttagaatgctaagtatgttgaagagaaactaggcctcatgcctttagaatgcttaaatcttgaagttgacttgaaaggacccctaaaGTACATCATTCCTCCAAAGTACATCGTTGTACCCGTCCAACCTTTTTTCAACTTGAACTCAATTGTACTCAAGAATTCTAAGGTGATGCGCTCATAGGTTGGCGCTTCACAATGCACAAATTCAAGCATTCCGAGGACATGGAACATCCTATCCAATTCTTCCGACAAACCTAATTGAAATAAAGTATCAGAGCAAAGGTACCTTGTCGGAGTGATTTTCCGTTTGACATGAGATGCGTACCTCCGTTCATACTCCGAGTTGTCAAAGATGATATCATGTGAGTTCGGATGACGGATGGTCCATTTCCGTGGATGGGATGATTCCGCATTTGTTTGCCTCCCTTTGGAAATTCGCTTTGGTGGAATTATTTATTCCTGCAACAAAATTTATCACCCCCCCCCCCCGAAAAAGTATGGAAAACAGAAAAACGATTACCGTAGCCTTGTAGAGGATGGAGAGTAGAGCAACTTTTGTGAAGGGTGCCGGCAATTTGGATAGAGTAAGGGGCTAAAGTTGAGAGCTTTAAGATGGTGTGGTTATGGAGGAAGGTGAAGAACAAATGAGGAAGGATATGGGTTATGTAAAAATGAGAGAGAGTGTGAAAGAAAATCAGATTTTATTGGTAAATTAAGGGTAAGATGTGTTTAAGTGGTGGAAAATCCGGGTGGGGTCCACAAAGTCACAAAAAgacaaattttgaaaaatatgGCCGTTGGGCCTGACACGGaccatgtcagctgacacgggtggccgtgtcagggcaCTGTTTTTTGATGCTTCTTCCAGTAGagctgacatgggccgtgtcagcctactgtaAAATTTTGGTCTCTCAGTTGCTTGCTTGACACGagccgtgtcaggtgacacggacacccgtgtcaggtgacacgggcacccgtgtctGGGCTCTGTTTTTCCAAAAAATTCTTATTTTTCCACTGTTTTTGGTTATTACCCTGTTCTCTGGTATCCAACAATCTTTTATGAGTTTAACTCAACCCTTCTCTTCTGCACTATGCGATGTACCTGTGAACCTACGAATAAACCTGTAAACACACCAAACATGGAAATACTTAGAATAAAACcgcatgggttgcctcccacgaagcgctgcgtttaacgtcgcatggctcgatGGTCGTCTCCCTCATCCTTGGAGATAAACATTATCGATCAACCACTTTCTTGCCCCTTATAGTAGTGCTTAAACCTTTATCCGTTCACCTTGAATGTATCCCCATTATTTGGATTTTTCAGTTCTATAGCTCCATGGAGAAAATTTTTGTGAACCACAAACGGACCCGACCACCTGGATTTCAGCTTTCCTAGAGGCTTTAATTTGGATTTGAACAAGAGTTCTAGTTGTCCCTCGAAAAACTCTTTTCTTTGTGGCCCGGTATTGTCATAAATAGGATATATATGACCTGCGTCCAACACTTTTACCACCTCTTTCCGAACTATCTCTTCCATTCTTGGATGAGCTTCTCTTCTTTGATATTCTCTAGGCTCGAGTTTATAGTAGCAGGACATTTTCCTTCAGAATCTAAAAACACATCTTTGAGGTTCTCCGGAAGTTGTTTCAACTCAGTTCCTTTCTCTGGCTCTTCATCCTCCTCACTAGAGTGAAGTAGGCGTAAATCCTCCCACCGGTGTGGTCGAGATCCTTTCCATGGGGTTTGTGAATCCAGCAAGGCTAGCGCTTGGGAGTTCCCGTCATCCACTTCTTTATCATTGTCGGAAATGGACAAACTCAACACTATTTCCAAAGGTGACGGTGGTGCATTTAGAGGGATATCATATGTCATCACCTGATCCATAACCTCTATAGTGTGACTGGTACAAATATCATCCTTGTCTTTCATGGTGTTTCGAACATCGATTTTTAATTCCTCATCATAAACCTTCAACGTTATGATTCCTTCTTCTATGTTGATTACACACCTTCCCGTCTCCAAAAAGGGTCTACCAAGAATGAGAgggatctcttcatcttctggcatttctAGAATTACAAAATCAACTGGAAATACGAACTTGTCGATTTTCACCAGGACATCTTTCACAATTCCATACAGTATCTTGACCGAATTATCGGTGAATTGGAGTGTCATCCTGGTATCTTGCACAACTCCTATACCAAgcttcttgtaaatggataacgACATGAGACTCACACTATCTCCTATATCAATAAGGGCATTGTTGAATGACCTGTCTCCAATAGTACAAGGGATGGTGACAACTCCTCGATCTTTCTTCTTTATCGAAATCTTCATACCCTGtaaaatagcactacaagtttcagttagaATAATCGGGTTGGTTTCGGCGGTACGCCTCTTCGAAAtgatgtccttcatgaacttggcataagTAGGCATTTGTTCAAGTGTCTCCAATAGTGGAATGTTAATCTCCagcttcttgaacaactctaagaatttttcaaagtttttctcatgCTGTCCCTTTTTCTTGTTTCTAGTGGGAAAGGGAAGCTTAACAACCGGCTTAGGCTCAATGACTGTTTCTTTCACAAGCGGTTTCGGTGCTACCACTTCTTCCCTcacaacttcattttctttgatctcaaGACCCACTTCGATCAACTGATCTTCCTCTTCATCCATCTCCTCGACTACTTCATCAGATTAACCACTTCTTGTTGTCACAACgctcacattattatgctctctaggATTTGGCACAGTTGCACTAGGTAGAGCACTTTGTGCTTAAGAACTCGATGCTAA encodes:
- the LOC127129720 gene encoding uncharacterized protein LOC127129720 → MDEEEDQLIEVGLEIKENEVVREEVVAPKPLVKETVIEPKPVVKLPFPTRNKKKGQHEKNFEKFLELFKKLEINIPLLETLEQMPTYAKFMKDIISKRRTAETNPIILTETCSAILQGMKISIKKKDRGVVTIPCTIGDRSFNNALIDIGDSVSLMSLSIYKKLGIGVVQDTRMTLQFTDNSVKILYGIVKDVLVKIDKFVFPVDFVILEMPEDEEIPLILGRPFLETGRCVINIEEGIITLKVYDEELKIDVRNTMKDKDDICTSHTIEVMDQVMTYDIPLNAPPSPLEIVLSLSISDNDKEVDDGNSQALALLDSQTPWKGSRPHRWEDLRLLHSSEEDEEPEKGTELKQLPENLKDVFLDSEGKCPATINSSLENIKEEKLIQEWKR